One stretch of Gammaproteobacteria bacterium DNA includes these proteins:
- a CDS encoding DUF4143 domain-containing protein: MQDREVISCTFLITLWPLSQGEIRYSVKGSWTGPLPAWSANLGKRLIKSPKIHLIDSGLAAHLASTSCQTLFRHPTLFGHLLETFVVSELRKQVGWADTRVNLFHYRTTTDQGVDILLEDAVGRVVGLEVKAAAAVGKKDFSGFDALTDSLGERFMRGIVLYTGEQAMSFSDRYAALPVSAL; the protein is encoded by the coding sequence ATGCAAGATCGGGAAGTTATTTCGTGCACGTTCCTTATTACCTTGTGGCCACTCTCTCAGGGGGAGATTCGTTACAGCGTGAAAGGTTCATGGACGGGGCCTTTGCCGGCCTGGTCGGCGAACCTGGGCAAGCGCTTGATCAAGTCGCCGAAAATTCATCTTATTGATTCAGGGCTGGCGGCCCATCTTGCCAGCACTAGCTGCCAGACTTTGTTTCGTCACCCGACACTTTTCGGGCATCTGCTTGAGACTTTCGTAGTGAGTGAGCTGCGAAAACAAGTGGGCTGGGCGGATACGCGAGTAAACTTGTTCCACTACCGAACTACTACAGATCAGGGAGTGGATATTCTGCTTGAAGATGCGGTAGGTCGGGTGGTCGGCTTGGAAGTGAAGGCCGCCGCAGCTGTGGGCAAGAAGGATTTCAGCGGCTTTGATGCACTGACGGATAGTTTGGGGGAGCGATTTATGCGGGGAATTGTGCTGTACACTGGTGAGCAGGCCATGTCATTTAGTGATCGCTATGCCGCGTTGCCGGTCAGTGCATTGTAG